One window of the Rosa rugosa chromosome 3, drRosRugo1.1, whole genome shotgun sequence genome contains the following:
- the LOC133738019 gene encoding transcription factor MYB1-like codes for MGRSSTYYDKNDGLKKGAWAASEDQIVKADVKKHGVGKWGKLSRESGNSSLKRCGKRVRLRWLNYLRPDIIKGNITEDEEELIIRLHKLLGNRKLQQENHLEVSKDEEIKEGLSSSAAAADEDDPHLTKNNVIEDEDHHRQHHDVDVGVGVGVEATNNNGTGDDEYLRDDGGAIS; via the exons atggggcgAAGCAGTACTTACTATGATAAGAATGATGGACTGAAGAAAGGAGCCTGGGCTGCAAGTGAAGACCAGATTGTCAAAGCCGACGTCAAAAAACACGGTGTCGGAAAATGGGGCAAACTATCCAGGGAATCAGGAAATTCAA GTCTGAAGAGATGTGGGAAGAGGGTGAGACTCAGGTGGTTGAACTATCTGAGGCCTGATATCATCAAAGGCAACATtacagaagatgaagaagagctcATCATCAGGCTCCACAAACTCTTGGGAAACAG GAAGCTACAACAAGAAAATCACTTAGAAGTGTCTAAAGATGAGGAGATCAAGGAGGGCTTGTCATCCTCTGCCGCTGCTGCAGATGAGGACGACCCACATTTgaccaaaaacaatgtcattGAAGACGAAGATCATCATCGTCAGCATCACGATGTTGACgttggagttggagttggagttgAAGCAACCAATAATAACGGTACTGGTGATGATGAATATCTGAGGGATGACGGTGGAGCAATTTCGTAA